CTTGCACACGGCCTCCACCTGGGTCTTGATGTTGTCGATGACGTTGAGGCCCCGGATGGAGCCGGCGTTCGGAGCTGCGGTTTGCTCGCCCACGAAGCTCCCCGTGTCGGCCAGCAGGACTGACGCGTCACATCcctgcgtgcatgcatggagcACAAAGTTCAGAATTATTAAACCCTGATCATTAAGCTGCTTAATTGTAGTGTGATCTCTCTGTTCTGTTCGCCAGATCAGTTCATGCATTCCTTCAATGACATTGATCTGAATTTTGTAAGAGCGGGATTGTATGACAATTAACAAAAATTAACTTATGACTAAGGACTTACATCGACAAAGCAGTCGTGGAAGTGGAGCCGGAGCAGCGAGGCGCCCATCCGGGCCTCGCTGCTGACGGCGGCCGTCACGGCGGTCTTGATGGTGTCCAGAGCCTTCGGACACGACGTGTCGTAGAACGTGGATGACAGCTGCCCGGACGCTGCCGAggccattgccattgccacGGCCACCAGTAGCATAAGACAAGAGGCAGAAGCCATGCTAATTAAACCTTAAAACAAAAGTGTTCCTCGGCGCTTATTTTTAGTTTGATCGTGTGGCTAGCTCTTGCTGAACACTGCATTGCACTGGACGTATATATAGCCAGAGGGTttgggtgccacgggtgcttATAGCGCGCGCTAAAGACTCCAAATTTGATGCCTAACACGATTAGACGGATTAGCAGTTTCTTGGTACAGCAGCAGTATTCGAAGTAAATTTATACCGCCAGTACCAACTCTGCATTATTCGGGCCTTATCATAGCTGATTGCTTAGGCAAAATTAAGCTTGCCCATCAACTAATTGGCATATAATATGCAGCAATATCAACAGGATGTACACACCATGTGGTTCGTCCCATTGGATATACAGTAGATATATTAATATACCCACATATCATTTGGGATTGTACATAACAAATTCAGTGCTAGTACACAGTAGAACGTCCACATTTTCGTCTGCTGGGTCTACTATGGTTCCCGTCGTTTGCAGGACTTGTGCACTAGCAGACGAAACTGTTGTCTGAATAAGCAAATGCTACTGGTTTAGTTTAGTGTGAAGGTCGGTATCTGTCTAGGACTATTCGGTCATGCTCTGGCCGGCCAGCCGTTGTGCAGTCATTTTCCATGCATGTGcgagctatagctagctagctggagcTTAATTTCTACTTAGCTTTGACATGATTCAACCTCTATATaaatctctctcttttttgacgaaaatAGCTCTAGTACCAGTGTACTGCGACCTAACCGTTGAGTTATCCATGCATATAGAGTGGCGCTTCTTTTTCTGGGCCAGTTTGACGTTTCTTCAATTTTAGCTTGTTTATAtgttaagaaaaaaagagagtttgCAGTAGGTTATATCATACCATCCGATCGATGCTACGTCTACGTACTTTACCCACCATGAACTATTTTTTTAGCAGACGATATTCTCTAGTCTTTCAAGGTTCTAAAATTAACGTATCAAATAATGAATAATTAATCCCAGCCGGGTTGAATTTGGAGGGCCTTTTGCAACTTTTGTACTCGAGTAACATGGTGGTGACTCACCAAAGCATgtccgtattatttttaagcTTGAGTTTGACCATTACAATAATAGATAAGTTTGCGTGCCATACAAATCATACTATTGAatcatatttgattttttttaaatgataTAGTTTATGAGTCACAAAATGTACATATTATTGATCTGATTAATGGTCAAAGTTAAACCTCGAATTAAACTTGTACACGTACACCCACCTGAAAGTGGATGGAGCCATCTATTTATAaacccccccaaaaaaaagttaattATGTGGAGTATGACGCACAGCCGCACATGATTTTCAAGCATCTAATACAAATATTTTAAGAAGATATGTAGTACATACAGAATTTTTAAATCATGACTATATATGAGACAAAAATTGTTTAGATAACTGATGAAGTTAGTATACAAAATCTGCTTACGCAAATTAATGTCGATGAAATCCCTTATGTAATGATGCCCATCGCAGTACTCATCTCTTGAAGGGGGTTCTAGTGGCATTAAATATTTAATGTGCAAatattattaatttatttggattgatttgtcacaaaaaaatattttgacctcactacatttaatatttttattagCATGCAAAAACAAATTTTGACAAGTGTATCGATTCACGTATATGTCATCTTATAAATAGGTGGGCTCAGGAAAGAAACATTtattttccaatttttttgccTGTTCCTTTACTTCATTAAGAATGAGAGAATTGGTCATTTTTAAGAGGAAAGTCGGACAAAAAAACCACACAccaaaaaatagtttttctcTTAAAAAACTAAGTTTGCAATTATAAGATGAATTGGCACCAATAATttagattgaaaaaaaaaacacacatgGGCGCTGGCACCCagggtattttttttgttaaggAGAAGCAACCAACCTCATGCGGACGCACACTCAAGCCGTCCTAGCATTGCTCGGTCCACATTGGATACATAGGTAGCACGTTAATATTACTACATCACTAAACACAGAGCGTTTAATTTTTAGCCAAGAAGTAACTCATACTCCGTATGTATAATAGTGGAATCCTCCATGCCTTTGCATGAGGTCCTTCCTTGTGATACGTACACATACACACCATCTTCAGTACATACATGCACCTTTCTCAGTTTTCCCAATCTTGTAAACATACTATGATTGAGGAATATAATGGCCACATATATAGCGAGCCTTATTAATCGATTCACTCACTCATCCCCTTGAAACAACGGCGAGGATTCAAATTCAACCTAGTTCACCTTGGAGCAGCTGAGCCTGACCTGGCCCTGCGACCCAGTCAACGGGCCAAGGTTCCCCATCTTCACCATCGCCGACGCGAATGCGCCACTGAACGCCGCCGCGCTGGACGCGAAGTTGCTGACAATGTTATCAGCTCCCCCGCCGTTAAACAGCACCTGGTCCGAGTGCAGCAGCCCCTTCTTGGCCTGCAAATTCACATAGTACTTGTTGTCGAAGTAGTAGGGCGTGCTCACGTCCAGCGCAGCCAGGTTGCCGTCGCCGGGGGCGCCCGTGGGCCGCGGGCAGTTGGGCTTCAGGGACGCCGCGAAGGCGGCGTCGATGCTCGTGGTCTCGTTGTAGAGCCTGTCCCTGAAGTTGAGGCACTGAGCTTGCCCGATTGTGTGAGCGCCTGAAAGTGCCACCATTTCTGTGAGCGAGAATCCTTTGTCGCCGAAGGACTTTGTGAGGTTGACAAGGTCGAAGAACGGCGGCGGAAGGTCGCTGTTGGCCAATGCCTCGTTTGCCGTCAGCGAGTCTCGCCTGCCCAGCGGCACCGTCCAAGATGGCCCTCCCAACTGTGCACCAGAAGAGCAAAAAACAAGATTATTAATGATCTCCTTGGGAGCAATGTACTGTTGTAGTACGAAACACGGATACGACTCTGAGCTGGCGTATCCGTATCGGATACTGCATGGATACGCCTGGATACTCCCCGATACATATTTTGCCCGTATCGGATAATTTTTcgatctaatttttttttttaaatatccGATACGTGAGGGATACTTCCCGATACTTGTGGGATACGGGAAACTAAACATCAGAAGAAGCCCATCGGCCATCGATTTATCCTACCCATCTCCCTTCTCTGTTCACGCGGAATGGGTGATTGATTTCATGACTTCTTTCTCCAGTTCTCTCCTTCTCTGCCCAGGTCAGCCATAGCAAGAAGAGCATCAGCTTCAGTTGGGAGCTTGAGCTCGAGCACTGCAGGAAACTGGGCAACAATCTTGCAATGGAGTTAAATTTTTGACTGCTTCTCATATAAAAATTTGtactttctgtatttttttatttaacatatatatagaaaCGTATCCCCGTATctatgttttaaaaaaattgacgtATCGTGGTATCCCTGTATCGCGTATCAGATACGTATCAACGTATCCGTGCTTCCTAGCTATTGTACTCTCTACGTtcctaatttattttttgtcatggttttagttcaaatttgaattaaaaccacgacaacaatttagaaacggagggaacatttagaaacggagggaacaTTAAGTATGCATGTAAGGTGTTTGAGCTTATTTACggcgacgacggagtcccggGCGGCGAGGGTGAGGatgtcggcgcaggagacgGTCTGCTTGCAGAGGGCCTCGACTTGGGCCTTGATGCTGTCGATGACCTCGAAGCCTCGGAGGGAGCCAACGTTGGGGAGCGCGTTCTGCTCGTTGCCGGAGAGCAGGACGGAGGCGTCGCAGCCCTGGacgaagcagtcgtggaagTGGAGCCGGAGCAGGGAGGCACCCATGCGGTTCTCCTTCTTCACGGCGGCTGTCACGGCGGCCTTGATGGTGTCCAGAGCCTTCGGGCACGACGTGGCGTAGAAAGTCGGCGAAAGCTGCGCCGACGCCGATGCCGCTAGACACAGGAGCAACATGACTGATGGTAATAGAGATGAAGAGGCCATGGCTGCTATAGCTAGCTTAATTAAGCTTAGCTTGTGGTGATCGATCGAGCTAGAATTAAGGCACTCTTGTGAAGATTGATTTGATCGGTTGACCTATGCGATGCATTGGCCTGCATTCCATGCAGATATATATAGCCCAGTGCAAGGAGGCTAGCTAGGTATAGCTAGAAAAGTAGAAAGCCTGGCTATTTTTGTGCACATGGCGAATTAGCGATATGCCGATATTTTGTACTGCGCGTGCCGTGCTCATTCCTCTTTTCCCCCCCTTTTGCTTAATGGGTTGCCAAGTTGCATTATCGACTTATCAATTGTGGGGTCTATCGATCGATTATCGTGCACCCATGGACGATTggacgatcgatcgatgaacGCATAGATTAGATCAAGTCAAATATATACACCGGaataataatactccctccgatccatattaatcgTTGAATATTACATGACGTTTTTTGGGCATAGATCGATACATCCATATTAATtcggacaaatttgagacaattaacgtggatcggagggagtacatcggATGCACCATCATGCATCAGCTGAATATTCATGCGTGGG
This is a stretch of genomic DNA from Brachypodium distachyon strain Bd21 chromosome 1, Brachypodium_distachyon_v3.0, whole genome shotgun sequence. It encodes these proteins:
- the LOC100834556 gene encoding peroxidase 2, encoding MASSSLLPSVMLLLCLAASASAQLSPTFYATSCPKALDTIKAAVTAAVKKENRMGASLLRLHFHDCFVQGCDASVLLSGNEQNALPNVGSLRGFEVIDSIKAQVEALCKQTVSCADILTLAARDSVVALGGPSWTVPLGRRDSLTANEALANSDLPPPFFDLVNLTKSFGDKGFSLTEMVALSGAHTIGQAQCLNFRDRLYNETTSIDAAFAASLKPNCPRPTGAPGDGNLAALDVSTPYYFDNKYYVNLQAKKGLLHSDQVLFNGGGADNIVSNFASSAAAFSGAFASAMVKMGNLGPLTGSQGQVRLSCSKVN